One genomic segment of Suncus etruscus isolate mSunEtr1 chromosome 15, mSunEtr1.pri.cur, whole genome shotgun sequence includes these proteins:
- the LOC126030437 gene encoding zinc finger protein 664-like, with translation MGPLWAEQTSVFALSPSQRQAHNQCGGAFPCAQHHDVPLKTPSTQDSSTHQQGGHALGQLSQPGDPKKVNKQKKRHICPECGKAFRNLSDIRVHMNTHTGEKPYICKECGKAFSQSSNLIRHFMSHTREKPHVCDDCGKAFKFFSDLRKHRKSHSGEKPYACEECGKTFTVASSLIRHWKIHTGEKPYICKECGKAFSRFSSLTIHLKIHTGEKPYSCEECGKSFNQSSALYMHKRIHTGERPYSCRECGKTFVSSSTLSMHKNIHTGEKPYSCQECGKAFSSSSTLSKHKNIHTGERPYSCQECGKAFSSSSTLSKHKNIHTGERPYSCQECGKAFAQSSALYMHKKIHTRERTYSCQKCGKAFTSSSTLSKHMKIHKRERDLIPVRYVGRPFLLPQSFLCS, from the coding sequence ATGGGGCCTCTTTGGGCTGAGCAAACATCAGTGTTTGCTCTGAGCCCTTCACAGCGACAGGCTCACAACCAATGTGGGGGTGCTTTCCCTTGTGCTCAGCACCATGATGTACCCTTGAAAACTCCCAGTACACAGGATTCCTCTACTCATCAGCAAGGTGGACATGCTCTCGGTCAACTCTCACAGCCAGGTGACCCAAAGAAggtcaataaacaaaagaaacgTCATATATGTCCCGAATGTGGAAAGGCTTTCCGAAACCTTTCAGACATTAGAGTGCATATGAATactcatactggagagaagccttacatatgtaaggagtgtgggaaggccttctctcAGTCTTCAAACCTCATTCGCCACTTCATGAGTCACACTAGAGAGAAACCTCATGTATGTGATGATTGCGGGAAGGCCTTCAAATTCTTCTCAGACCTTCGTAAACATAGGAAAAGTCATagtggagagaaaccttatgcaTGTGAGGAGTGTGGGAAGACCTTCACTGTTGCCTCAAGTCTTATTAGACACTGGAAAATACATACTGGCGAAAAACCCTACATCTGTAaggagtgtgggaaagccttcaGTCGATTTTCAAGCCTTACAATCCAcctgaaaattcatacaggagagaaaccgtATTCATGTGAGGAGTGTGGAAAGTCCTTCAATCAGTCCTCAGCCCTTTATATGCACAagagaattcatacaggagagaggCCTTATTCATGTCGGGAGTGTGGGAAGACCTTTGTTTCTTCCTCAACTCTTTCTATGCACAAGAacattcatacaggagagaagccttattcatgtcaggagtgtggaaaggccttcagttCTTCCTCAACCCTTTCTAAGCACAAGaatattcatacaggagagaggccttattcatgtcaggagtgtggaaaggccttcagttCTTCCTCAACCCTTTCTAAGCACAAGaatattcatacaggagagaggccttattcatgtcaggagtgtgggaaggctttTGCTCAGTCCTCAGCCCTTTATATGCATAAGAAAATTCATACAAGAGAGAGGACTTATTCATGTCAgaagtgtgggaaggcctttactTCTTCCTCAACCCTTTCTaagcacatgaaaattcataaaagagagagagaccttATTCCTGTCAGGTATGTGGGAAggcctttccttcttcctcaatCCTTTCTTTGCTCTTGA